TTGGCCTTTTACATGGACCAAAATATGGCTGTTAGGGCCCGGAATTGCCTGAATGATTTCTACTACTCCAGATACACTATGTGACCCTGGTACAACTACCAATGAAAAATGTGCAATTGGTGCACCTGGCATTCCAACATTACCAATTGTACCTTTACTTAAATACGCTCCGACCATTACGGATTCATTATGTGCTACTTCTGTGCTCATCTTAATTATATTTTAAAACTTGTTTATCCTACTCTATTAAGGTTTTTCGGATTCACCTGTATAATTACAATGGATTGCAGCTGCATGGTTAGATTTTAATTGTAATTACCTTACAAGTTTATTGGAGATTTAAATGAAAAAGAACCGTAATAATGCCTGTTTTAGAAAAACAGGTATAACCACCCACCTAAACAAATAGTTAATAATCAATTAATTAAACCAAAACAAAAAGCTGAATTTTCAACTATTTATGGTACAGTTATTGGTTAATCGGCAAACCAAAATTTATTTAAAAACGTTATACAATTCGTAATACCATGCACATGAGAAACATAATCGGTTCAACAACTATTATTATTTTTTCTATTCTGACATCTTGTACGACACCAAACATTGTTGTTTCAGAGAATCTAAAAACCAATACATCTGTGATGGATGCCAAAGGAAGACAAGGATTACAATTCAATCAGGTGATCACATTTGGAGATTACAACACATCAAAGGTTAAACGCGGCTGGACATTAGGATATGATATCTCATTTGTTACCCGATTTAAAGGTGCTAAGGAAAAATTAAACTTCATTCAATTCACCCCCGAAAAACGTGCTTATGTTCTCGCAGTAGGAAAATTTAAATCTACTGAATTAGAACTTTTAAATGGATTCCTTTCTTATGCCTTTCAATATGAAAACTACTTCGCAGGCTCAATCATTCCTTCTGATACTCCAAGTGATGTCTGGGAGTTCATTATCCACAATCCTGAAGGCGGCACTTTAGGTGATTTTGAATGTGGGATCGCTAAAGACAAAAATGGAAATGAAATCCTGATTAAAGGTGTCAGAGAAATTGAAAAACAGGCTAATTGGGTGAAATTAGACAATTTCGGATTTGAATTTATATATAAAGATCAGGCAATTGGAGCTGTTTCAACATTAAACAATGGAAGAGTTTGGATCAAAAATGATATTAGTGAAGAATTAAAACTCGTGCTGTCATGTATGTCTTCTTCTCTTCTGGTCAGACATAGTATGCAAGAAAGCGTTTCAGATGAAGTATATTAGTGGCAAAACTTCATCGGATGGCACAAATTTATGTTCAACAACTCTCTTCAGAAAATCTGGATGAAATCGTCCTACTTACGAAACACCTCAATCCTAACATTGAGATTGAAGTTTTAAAGAAAAGACAACTGGAGATGTTCCAATTAGACCACTTTATTTGCTTTGGCATATACAAGGGGCAAAAACTTATTGGGGTTTCTGGAGGATGGATCACGGTTCGATTGTACTCAGGTAAACAACTTGAAATTGATAACTTTATCATTAATCCTGATATCCAGTCCAATGGGTATGGCCAACAATTACTGGACGCTATGCAAAACTGGGCTTTAACACAAAACTGTGAGACTATAGAATTAAATACATATGTTCAAAATAGCAGATCGCATAAGTTTTATCACCGAAATGATTTTTCAATACTTGGATTTCACTTCCAGAAAAAAATCAATTAATACTTTGAGTATTCATCCATATTTAAATCATTAAATTTGATTCCATTATTCAGTCAAAAAGGAACAACTATGCTTAAAAGAACTTCAGCTATATTTTCTATTCTATTTCTTGGAATTGCAATTATGTCATTTAAATCAAACAATATGCACAATCATTCTATTTATGATATTCAAATCAACTCACTCATGGGAGAACCCATTGATTTAAATGAGTTTAAAGACAAAAAAATGTTATTTGTTAATGTAGCTTCCGAATGTGGGTTTACACCTCAATATGAAGATCTACAAAAGTTACATGAAAAATATGCAGATCAATTGGTGATTATTGGTGTTCCTTGTAATCAATTTGGTGGTCAGGAGCCTGGAAATGCAAAAGAAATTTCTTCATTCTGTAAGAAAAATTATGGGGTAACATTCCTTCTAACCGAGAAAGTGGACGTAAAAGGACCTAACGCGCACCCGTTATATAAATGGTTAACAGATAAACATCAAAATGGCATGATGAACTCGGAAGTAAAATGGAACTTCCAAAAGTACCTTGTAGATCAAAATGGTCATTGGCAAGAGTATTTCTCATCTAAAGTAGAACCTTTAAGTGCAGAACTGACTTCTGCTATTGAAAAGTAAATTTCACCAATAGAAAACATTACTACTAAAAGCTCAACATCCCGGTGTTGGGCTTTTTTTGTTTTTAGCCCTTATTAACTCCTCTAAATTCTGAATCTTAATGAGCTTCAAATAATTCGGATAGATAGTCTTACCTATCTTTGGCGCCAAATCAGCATTGATGCATAAAAAAGAATATACCATGGTAGAAATAATAATACTCATCCTTATTGGGATCGCAGCAGGTGTTTTGAGCGGATTATTTGGTGTTGGAGGCGGTGTCATTATTGTTCCTGCTTTTGTTTTCTTTTTAGGAATGACGCAACATCAAGCTCAGGGAACAAGTATCGGTCTCATGTTACTCCCGATCGGTATCTTAGCCGCATATAATTATTACCAATCTGGGAATCTTGATATTAAAGCAGGATTAATTGTCGCATCTGCTTTTGTTGTTGGTGGTTACTTTGGATCAAAACTTTCATTAGGTATCGATGAATATCTTCTTAAAAGAATCTTTGGTTTACTCATGTTATTTATTTCTATTAAACTTATTTTCTTTAGTAAATAATATATGGATTCTTTAAAAAATAAAGTACTCGAATTAGCTGAGATTTTTTTTCCTCAGGTAGTTACCCAAAGGAGACATTTGCATCAATATCCTGAGCTTTCTTTTGAAGAATTTGAAACCTCGAAATATATTACGCAACAGCTAGATCTTATCGAGATTCCATATGAAACAGGTTATGTGAAAACCGGTATTGTTGCATTAATCAAAGGGAAAAATCCGAATAAAAAAACGTTTGCGCTCCGTGGAGATATGGATGCTTTACCCATTCATGAAAATACGGGGCTAGATTTTGCTTCCAAAAACAAAGGTGTTATGCATGCTTGTGGTCATGATGTACATACTAGTTGTGTTTTAGGAGCTGCAGCCATTTTGAACTCTCTTAAAGATCAATTTGAAGGGACGATCAAACTCATTTTTCAACCAGGAGAAGAAGTTTTACCTGGTGGAGCTTCATTAATGATTAAAGAAGGCGCATTAGAGAATCCAAAACCAGCTGGAATTGTGGGACAACATGTTTATCCACAATTTAAATCCGGAACTGTTGGATTTAGAAAAGGAATGTATATGGCTTCAACGGATGAAATTCACCTCATAGTAAAAGGAAAAGGTGGGCATGCTGCTGAACCGCATTTAATTACCAATCCGATTTTAATGGCTTCTGAAATCATTTTAGAAGTGCAAAAAATAAATGCATTGGGTAAAGAAAAAAATATCCCAACCATTGTTTCCATTGGCTTTGTCGAAGGATTGGGCGCAACCAATATTGTTCCTGATCAGGTATATATTCAAGGCACATTCAGAACTTTGAATGAAGAATGGAGAAAAGAAGTCCATCAAAAAATCCGTAATATTTGTTCTGATATAAGTTCTAAATACCAGGGAGATGTAGATACAGACATTCGAAATGGATACCCTTATCTGGAAAACAATCCGGAATTAACAGAACGTGTACAGAATTATGCTATTGAATTGTTGGGGTCAGAAAACGTTAGGCAATTAGACTTACGCATGGGGGGCGAAGATTTTTCTTACTATACACATCATATTCCGGGGTGTTTTTATCGATTAGGAACAAGCTATCCTGACCAACCATCAACTGGTTTACATACCTCCACATTTATGGTCGATGAAAAAGCATTAAAAACTGGTATCTCTCTACTTTCTTGGATAGCTTTGCAGGAATTAAAACATTAAGTAGTAGTTATGCGCTATTTCATATTCATATTTTCAATTTTAACTGTCCAAATAATAAGTTCTTCTTGTCAAAACGAAGAAGAGCAAGCCTGGTTAAAAACAATGCATACGCATGATGAAGTAATGCTCAAAATGCAGGAAAACGGAGAATTACAAGCCAAGCTTAATGAACTCATAGTAAGAGCTGAAAGAGATTCCGGTTCTGTCCTTTTTACACACTTAGATACTTTAAAAATGGCATACGATGATTTAGCATTATCTGATGAAGAAATGATGGATTGGATGGCTGCCATTCAAGCACCTAAACAAGGTGATGATACAGATTCGATTTTACAATATTTATCTGAACAGGAAAAAGCAATTATCGAAGTGGGTGTTCATATGGACCAGGCCGCGGATCAAGCAAAAAACATTTTGAAAAGTTTGGAAAAATAATGAAACTATTTCCTTTTAGAATCATTCTACCATCATTGATCTTATTGATGGTTTCAGGATGTATTGAGCGTGTGGTTCAAAAAAACGAACTGCCGGTTTACGGATCAAAAGAAATTCTGGTCAAAGGTGAAGATGGACTTGACAAATTAGACACCATTACATTAAAAATTGATTCCTTTCA
This genomic interval from bacterium SCSIO 12643 contains the following:
- a CDS encoding DUF1842 domain-containing protein, with protein sequence MSTEVAHNESVMVGAYLSKGTIGNVGMPGAPIAHFSLVVVPGSHSVSGVVEIIQAIPGPNSHILVHVKGQIRPTGLGNITQIVALEGEYVESFPPPAIGSILRKFSAHMAIDNSWNGKGGFTYGDNVINDVPVKSDNH
- a CDS encoding GNAT family N-acetyltransferase, whose translation is MAQIYVQQLSSENLDEIVLLTKHLNPNIEIEVLKKRQLEMFQLDHFICFGIYKGQKLIGVSGGWITVRLYSGKQLEIDNFIINPDIQSNGYGQQLLDAMQNWALTQNCETIELNTYVQNSRSHKFYHRNDFSILGFHFQKKIN
- a CDS encoding glutathione peroxidase encodes the protein MSFKSNNMHNHSIYDIQINSLMGEPIDLNEFKDKKMLFVNVASECGFTPQYEDLQKLHEKYADQLVIIGVPCNQFGGQEPGNAKEISSFCKKNYGVTFLLTEKVDVKGPNAHPLYKWLTDKHQNGMMNSEVKWNFQKYLVDQNGHWQEYFSSKVEPLSAELTSAIEK
- a CDS encoding sulfite exporter TauE/SafE family protein codes for the protein MVEIIILILIGIAAGVLSGLFGVGGGVIIVPAFVFFLGMTQHQAQGTSIGLMLLPIGILAAYNYYQSGNLDIKAGLIVASAFVVGGYFGSKLSLGIDEYLLKRIFGLLMLFISIKLIFFSK
- a CDS encoding amidohydrolase, which produces MDSLKNKVLELAEIFFPQVVTQRRHLHQYPELSFEEFETSKYITQQLDLIEIPYETGYVKTGIVALIKGKNPNKKTFALRGDMDALPIHENTGLDFASKNKGVMHACGHDVHTSCVLGAAAILNSLKDQFEGTIKLIFQPGEEVLPGGASLMIKEGALENPKPAGIVGQHVYPQFKSGTVGFRKGMYMASTDEIHLIVKGKGGHAAEPHLITNPILMASEIILEVQKINALGKEKNIPTIVSIGFVEGLGATNIVPDQVYIQGTFRTLNEEWRKEVHQKIRNICSDISSKYQGDVDTDIRNGYPYLENNPELTERVQNYAIELLGSENVRQLDLRMGGEDFSYYTHHIPGCFYRLGTSYPDQPSTGLHTSTFMVDEKALKTGISLLSWIALQELKH